The DNA window aaaaaaaaaacggttgGATTTTACTCTTAAAAATGGACAAcagaaaaacatcaaaaccaaaataaaaaatttattgaacgGTTGAAAGATGGAACAATTTGATTTCCGAATTAAGGgttgattaataaaaaaacttcaaacctttttaaaacgaattttatttgaactaattaattaattttgaaaggaattttatttgaactaattaattaattttgaaagaaaaaaacaccatTAAAGGAGATAACTCAAAATTCTACCGATACTGATGTATCACTTTAATCCCAAAATGATGCATATAATActtatatatcatttttgcATATATGCATCATTTTTGCATATATGTGTCTaattctgatatcatttataataactTCAATCCCACGACTACTAgtacatatattaaaaaaaaaaaatcaagttttCTCTTAAAGGTTTTAGACGTGTTTAGTAGAAGGAGATttttacacattttttttttttaaatgtttccCACAATTTATTCTTTTAGGAGCCTAGTGTTGGACGCCAAATctcacacaaaaaaaaatggaggaagaatTATTTGgatttccaatttttattttagttggCGTCTCACttgttcaaatttcaattttaattagttagggctattttatataatttagcaAAGATTTAATaggaaattatttaaaaaaaaaaaaaNAATGGGTTGGAGTGAGGGGTGAGGAGTGAGTTAGAAAAGACGAAGTGTATTAAATGCTGAGTGTGGTATCCCCACCCACTTccccccaaaaaaattatctgCCCtaattccttcttcttccccacTAATGGCTTCAACTGCAACTCCAACTCCATTTTCCCCTCTTCCAATTCCTCCTCAATGTCCATCTccccttcttcctcctcctcctcttccaatTACTCCTTCTCTAAGATCGGCCTCGGCTACGCCATTGCCATAGCCCTCGCCTTCCTCGTCCTCCTCTCCGCTCTTCTTCTCGCCTTCTACGTCTGCTGTCGCGCCTCCCGCTCCCGCTCCCGCTCCCGCTATCTCCACCGCCACTCCGCTCCCTCTCGTTCCGATGCCGGAATCATTCTCCCTCAGATCATCTTCGTCGCCGAGGACGACGCCTCTCCAGATCCCAACGATGATAACGGCGTCCTTGGCCTCGACCAGGCTGTCATTAACTCTTACCCTAAATTCCCCTTCTCCAGGGATAAATCCATGGCCGGAGCCGATTGCGTCTGCTCCATCTGCCTCTGTGAGTATAAGGACGCGGAGATGCTGAGGATGATGCCCGAGTGTCGACACTGCTTCCATCTCTGTTGCATCGATGCTTGGTTGAAGCTTAATGGCTCTTGTCCGGTTTGCCGGAATTCGCCACTCCCGACGCCGCTTTCCACTCCTCTTCAGGAGGTTGTGCCGCTATCCCAATACATGGCGGATCGGAGAAGGAGATGATTCGTTAATTGCACTGATCGTCAACGAGGCTTCAATAGGTTCTTATTTTTCGTTCTCCTCATATTCTCTGTTCGTTTTGCCTGTTTTCGCTTTTAGGAAATTGTAAATTCTTTAGTTAGGTATTGAGTTTTTTTCGTCTCGAGTGTTATGGTTACTGTTCGACCTATACATGAAATTTTCAACTTACTTTTTGAGCAATTCTCTGAGTACTCATGAATCAACATTCTTGTGTAGATCTGATAGTGCTGGATTCGATTATTtgaaaaccaaacaaaaaattgagacAAGAACAActtttccatttctcttcCACTCTTTTTGCTCGAAAAAGTTGGCTTGACCCATCTCAATGGTCCTCCTTATTTCCGCTGTAGTCCTCTGAAGCTGGCCTAGAATATCTAGTTGCTCCATTTCCATTCCAAATCTTCAATTCTATCATCATTTGCTAATGGGTTGGTAAGCGTGCAAATGATTCCTATTgtcttccctttctttttactAAAGCTGCTGACACTGAGAACTGTTGATGGGTTTTCATTGTTTCGTGCATAGTTTTCTTACTTTGATTTGAAGCAAATTCATACACCAAATCTAAGTTGGTCACAGCAGTTTGATCCATGACCCAAAAACCTCTGTTGTTTAGTTCTAAATCATGTTGGAGATTGTGATTCCTCTGTTGCTTGTGCTCTCTGTTTTCAACTTGAAAGTGTATGATGTAGATATGAAGAAGTTGGAATCATTGGGTCATTTTGGGTTGAAATTGTATGATTCCAAGAGCTTTTATGGGACTGAAACACTGAGATTGAGTttcattttagaattttcttttgttctgtttACCCTTTAACGGTGTGGGATGACCGATGAGATCATGATTTCGATAGGCATCTTGGTCTCCTTTCCCGAGTTCAATTATGAATCCATTGATTTCACTGCTTTTTCTCTGCAAAATTCAGACAGGaatgttgttgcctttttatTACCAACTGACATGAATACAGCTTAATGTATGGGTCATATGGCCCAAAGATTCAAGCCCAATTACATTTCGGCCCTTTAAACACTAAAGGCCCAACGACAGTCATCAAATGATCTATGACAAGTTTGGTCATATGGCCCAGAGATTCAAGCCCAATTACATTTCGGCCTATTTAAACACTAAAGGCCCAACGACAGTCATCAAGTGATCTATGACAAGTTTGGTCATACGGCCCAAAGATTCAAGCCCAATTACATTTCGGccttttaattatctttacATTAAAGGCCCAACCCCAGGCCTTAAATGATCTTTACTTCGAAGGCCCAGCCCAATCTACACATTTTCCCacccaaattcaaattttatttgcatttaacctaagataataaatttataaaatataaaaaatagaaaaaatatttataattaaaatatagatttagttaataaaatttaagacagaatttaaagtttataagagTTTATGAACATTTATAGAATAAACTAGTAACCTATGggtagtttttttctttttttacttaataaagtaactttcaaaatttattaaattagtaataaaacaaaaaagtaaaaaccaatatttacttttgccttttttatttttataatgcTTTTGAAAAGACGTTATAAGTTATAACAACGATTCAGCTCCCGGTATCACAGAAAACGTGGAACCCACGACCGACCCTTCGTCCTGTCCAAGCCGCCCTAGCTGTCGTTCGTTTAATCGAGTGCCACGTGTCCTCATATTATTCCACCGTGTCGCTCACTTTCATAAACATCCCCCCTATTAAACCGTTAGCTTTTTCAACGCCGTCAACTAACGCCTACCTTTTTCCGTCAATTTTGCTTTTGCGTTGGCAACCCCATTAATAAATACCCAAGTGTCACTGTTTCTTCCCATtgtcatttcttttcaaattccttcttcttctgtctTCTAAAACCCTAGTCGCTCTCGATCGAGTTGCTTGATTTTCTCTTTGAGATTTCGGTCACTGGAATTAATCAACCATGTCGGACCATTCTGAAAACGCTGAACCGAAATCGGAGTCTTTGATCGACAAGATTGTCGAGAAGATTCACGATCACGATTCATCTTCATCGTCAGGATCAGACTCCGAAACCGAGGGATCGGCTTCGTCCTCATCCTTGAAGGAGAAGGTCTTCCGGCTTTTCGGAAGGGAGAGGCCAGTTCATCATGTATTCGGTGGTGGCAAACGTACTAAATCTTATCTATCTGATTCCAAGTTATTGATGAATCATTTCGTTTTTCGTTGGcatttccttctttttgaactttttttttttaagatttcttTCCTGAGTTTATACTTGGAGCTCGTTTTTGGTTGATGCTATTTAGGTAGGCTTCTTTGCGCTGTTTAGTCATTGTTCTTATTCTTTGCTTGGATATAGAATATATGAACGGCAAGAAGTTATAGATCTGGTTGCTTTTCCTTTCTGAACAACTCTCGTAGTCAAGATCGAGCGTACGACATACTTGAGCGATTCATTGAGCTTACAGAAaatagtctttttttttttaataattttatttactgAACTTGCTATATTTGTACCACGTCCGGGTTCGATATCtgtatttaactttttttcctGCGTCGCTTATTTCTGGATTGCACATTTGAATTTGTTCTGATGCGATCCGCGTCTTTCTTATGTCATGTGGTgactttttaatgttaattacaagtttagttgTTGTGTCTATTCGACTCGTCTTTTAGaactataaatttagttttattatcTACTAAATGTAGGGTTGAAAGTTTGGATtttattgaacataaaatttatatttatatttaatagaacaattcatcattaaaatttatttggtaAAGATCTATTacacataaaattaaatggatatcgagatattaaaatttacattaaaCTTCTATATGTTTGATAAAGCGTCTAGTTTTACTTTAAACttctatatattataatttcttttgataccttttgaatttaaattgaaatgttGACCGTTTCTTAACCCTGTGGCATAAGCAGCTGCTGATTTATTCTTGTGGAGGAATAAGAAGATCTCAGCCGGTGTTCTTAGTGGAGCCACTATCATCTGGGTTTTCTTTGAATTGCTCGAGTGCCATCTGCTTACGTTTGTTTCACGCTCTCTGATCCTCGCTCTTGGGCTCTTGTTCCTTTGGTCTAATGCCCACACATTTATTTACAAGTGAGTTATTAGAtgtgaatttcattttatcaataatGAAGTGTCTGGCGGCGTGAAATCAGGCTCTTCTCCGCTGTTTAATAAGTGTATTTACAGGAGTGCACCCCGAATCCCAGTTGTTCAACTTCCTGCGGACCCCTTTCTGGAGTTTGCTTCAACTTTGAGAGCGGAAATTAATTGTGGTATTGCATTATTACGGGACATTGCAACTGGAAGAGATTTGAAGAAATTCATCACGGTATGTATATGTTATTAATGTACTTTTTTTGTGTTCTGTTATTTGTATTTACCGTGTTGGGTTCGTCTCAACTTACTGGGTCTGAACAAGTTACAGCTCTATATATACCGTGTTTACTTGAGGCGTCAGTTTCAAACAAGAAGTCTTAATACGCTATTTTGCAGTCTTAGAcatctttaattttagaataactGAGATTTATCTAAAATGTAGAAATAATATTTCTCTGTCTCAGGCAATTGCTGCCCTGTGGGTTCTGTCGATTGTGGGAAGCTGGTGCAATTTCTTGACGTTGTTCTACATAAGTAACGACAACTAAAACTCTATCTTCATACTTGTAGCaatcttttcatttgaatctgacatttgacaacattttttaaaacacagaCTTTGTTTTGTTGCACACCGTCCCAGTTGTGTATGAGAAGTATGAAGATAAGATCGACCCATTAGCGGAAAAAGCATTAATAGAGTTCAAGAAGCACTACGCTGTGTTTGAAGAGAAGGTTCTGAGCAAGATTCCAAAAGGGCCATTCAAAGGCAAGAAGGCTTAAACTGGCTTCGGTGTCTTCTTCCCTCACACAAAGCGGTAACCACATGTTTATTTATCTCTCTCGTTGTCTTTAGTTTTAGTTGTTCTTCAATCATTGGGGTGGTTTTCGCTATTTAGTGGGCGTGTTCTTCAGGTGTTGAATTTGTAAGTTATCAATTGTATGAAACTTTTTTGAAGAGAGTACTTTGGTTTGTGTTATTAGCTAATACACATTTTGTTCCCTTTGTTCCAATATGAGCcgtttattttaacatttaagaACTTAATTGTAAGTTCTTACAAGTTTAGGGGAGTTTATTACATACCACATCGATCTGGTTTCGTCGTATCTTcaactctttctttatttttggaatCGAAGGGTCCTATGGATGGGGCGCCTTTGTAAATCAATCAATGCGCCTTTGTTCCAAGTGTTTGCCTTCGTAAATGGCTCTGAGTAACTGATGATTAGGTTGTggagtttttatattttcatacaCAAATTTTTCTAGTGGTTTGAGTTGATCGATTGAGACTTCTCTAAGTTTGAATTATATAAATCCTTCGCACATTTAGCTGCCGATTCGTAGGACGCCCAAATTTTCACTAATTTTGGATCGTCCGGAACCCTTGGCgacattctttcttttctataaatgtgtactttttttcaattattttttttgtaagtctgtatttgaaaattttcttgttttagcGAGTAGTAATCCACTGGggttagaaaattttgaaaattctgtTGACCTTGTACAATGTCTGGAAAATATTAGGAAATCTGGTTGTggttaatttgtaattattgaCTGGAAGacctataaaaatattgaagcaaccaaaatggaataaaattcTACCTTCATCATTGACACCTCCCATTACCAAGTGGAAGAAAACAATTGGATGGATGGGTACATACGGTAACCAATGGAATTGAACCAAACAAACTTGAAATCATGAAAAAAATTGggctttcatttttcctttttccttttatctttAACCAAGACTACAACACATTGTGGCTAGAAGCACCTTAAAATTTTGGCATTTCCACCTATTTACAATGTCCTTAGGATATAGAGCTTTAGCCGCCGATTCCCAGTAATAAGTTGTCGGTGTATTGCAGGTAACAAATCCTGATAACTAATATTGCCTCCCTGCAAATCTCTATCAACAggccttttcttttgcaatgTTAAAAGGGTCTCTCATGGCCAATTTTTTATGATAGCTTTCTCGACCATAGAATTCGGCCTGAGGGGTCAACCTAGTGGCTTCTATGAGGAAGGCAGCACAAAGGAGGCTCAAGGCTTGTTAAGGAAGGCAGCAAGGGCCGGGGGTAAACCGAAAGGCGTTTTCTAGTCCCCTTGAGCTGGGTGGTAATTGTGTGGGGCGCGCCACGACGGAACAAGGGAATGAAAGGCCACTTTGCGTTGGAAGTAATTGCTGAAATTTAATAACCAGGtggctgtagtttagtggtaagaattccacgttgtggccgtggagacctgggctcgaatcccagcagccacaaatcttttaacctttttaattcttttgaaaCTTAATTTTCTGTACAAggtcatatttaaaaaatgctaACAAATAAAGACAAAGtggctgtagtttagtggtaagaattccacgttgtggccgtggagacctgggctcgaatcccagcagccacaaaatattttaatattttttaaccttaATTTTGCGTGACAAATAataatgctattaaatattaaaaaagtggctgtagtttagtggtgagaattccagGGTCTTGGAGACCTGGGCTCGAATCCCAGCCGCCACAAAATCTTTTaacctttttaatattttttaaccttaATTTTGCATCACGAAGTAataatgctattaaatattaaaaaagtggctgtagtttagtggtgagaattccacgttGTGGCCGTGGAGACCTGGGCTCGAATCCCAGCAGCCACAAAATCTTTTAacctttttaaatattttttaaccttaATTTTGTCTCATAAATGATATTCAAAACTgctattaaattaattcaaaagtctccatagtttagtggtgagaaatTCACATTGTTGAAGTGGAGGCATGGGATCGAATCCTAACAGCTACCTTAactttttgaataaaaattttccattttaattagTCATATTCTGCAGCATGGGAGGAGAATGGCATAAACAAATGAGGATGTTTCCTTTGAATCGTTGCTACACATAATCATAGAACAACGTACAGAtgcttgaaaaaaatattcacaCAATGTGATTGatgtaaattttgaaatctgcACTACTCCAGTAACCACaagataaaaaatgaagatactTCCGAGTTTCTCACTCTTTCTCACTCATACATCCAACGGTTCAAAACTACTAGTCACATTGTAGCAGCCTCcctaaataattttcatttgatacGCACTTGCGACCCATACCGATCAGTAGCAACATCTTTCGGGAAACCATTTCAGAACATATGTTTGCATGGTTTTATTTTGGTCGAACCAAATATGCTGCCCATATTTCATCGGCTGGTGGTGGTGGTTGAACCCAATGTCCTGGTATTCGGCTGCACAAAATTTCGTAGGGGCATTCAATTAACAAACTCTCCCACCTCTCCGGGCAATATAAATACACTATAAGAAACTGTAGAGATATGAGGTTTATAGAACTAGCACACTCGAGTAGCTATTACAGCGAGGTGTAAATTACTAGTTAGAATGGTGGTGTTTGTTATAAATCTGTGATGTATTCATGGAAGTTCAAAATCAAGAgcgaggtgttaattacttccATCAGATCACTGATTTTCGAATGGTAACTTATCAAAACTAGAGTAAGAATCGGATCTTACCTTCCTCCAGGCCTTATAAATGCATCCCATGATCTTCTTACCTGCACACAAAGAGGTAAGGGTGTTATTGGTTCCTTTGGAGACTGACGCAAGGGAATGTTCTTCAGTATCACAATAACTCTTGACTAGAACAACACAGTTATCAGATTTTCTGTATGTCGATGGTGATGAATGCGGGGGGGGGGGGGGCNATCAGAATTTTGTACTTTTGAGTTAGCTTCAAGCCTATGTTTAGTATGTAGAAGGTTAAATTTACTCATATCATACCACAAATTTGTTAATAAAGCTATTGTAATAGTCTAATCCcgccgctagtaaatattgtccgcttgaGGTTTCTACaatcttataaggaatgctttgttcccctgtCCGACCGATGTggcatctcacaatccactcctttggAGGTCAGCGTcgtcgctggcacaccgcccggtgcctggctctgataccattattTTCGGCATATTTGTACGACTAAAGAAATCTATGTTTCCCAAAAACTGATCAAACTATACCTTTCTTCTGAAAAATGCTCGGGAAGAAACAATGAGAAACACCGACTCCCAAACTCACCCTTAgacaaaacatcaaaatatgCACCAACTGCATGCATTTCATGAGCTATGCCACAAGATTCTGCAATAAGTGAAAAGCGCAGAAATATTACTACAATTACCTCAATTAACGTGCCCATATCGGTGTTACTtccataataataatgatagaATTCCATCGGTAAGTTGGCCGCATAGTCATAAGCTCTTCCAAAACCTTGTACTTCTCCAAACTGTTTCCCAGGCTCTTTATTAGTGCTAGTGTTGGAGACCTTATCATCTACACTCGCAGCTCTTTgatcatttctttcttcagaCCTCTCTGTAGCACTATCTGGATCCCTTGATTCAGGGTTATAACTCGGAATAGTCTTCCTAGACACTTCTGCAGTAGCAATGGCATCCTTCGCAGCATCCGTATCCGCTGCAGCTAGGGCTTGGCGTTCCTCTTCCTCAACTGCAGCTCGAACCTTCTCGAGAAACTTATCATCCTCCTCAGGAAGGAAATGACCTGGACAAATATATTGCCAGCCACTACGATCATTAGGCTATAACCAAACTCAAGTGTCAAAATTCTCTTTGCTCAGAGGATTCAAAAGTATATACACGGTTGTATACAGAGATGCAAAATACTACTTTTCAAAGTACTCATATCTCCACATAAAGGGCCATTTTATAATACAGAAGGTAATGAGAACTCACATCAgcaatcttttttctttttttttttgtaataaaaaaaattatttgcaTCGACATATTGAAAAgttgggaaaaaaaattgttccaaAGAACAAACTAAAGCTTAAATCTCGAAGTACACTACATATCATCTAAGAAAACCAAACATACCCTTCTCCTCCACGTAACTTCCCATTTACAACATCATTCCTATCCTTAAGAGAGTCCCACTTCAATAACCACCTCAGCTGGAATATACATGCTTCTATATAGTcaagtaaattaattgtttctGTAGCGCGAAGGAGGAAACCTCCATAACTGTTCCTAAATTTCTTCAAGGTTTCGTAGTTATACAATAACTCTGGTAGACGTCTTAGATCAATCCACCCTCCATAACAAGGCTTCTAAAATGACCAACCAATCATTGTGGAAAGTAATCTCAATTATGTTTTTTCACTCAGCGGTAGATAACTTCTTTACATTTTCCTTTCACTTAACAGCCTCCTCCAAAAATTTTCGTCCTCCCCTCCTGACGCCTTCCACCCTTTCACGTTACTCTTCAAGTGATTCCTGCTAACACTATCAAAAAACATCTTTTCTTGACAACGCAAGACTAACTCAACAGTTAAGACACCGCGACCTTTCCTTGAGGCTGAAAGTTTGATTCCTAACCTCATCTTTAATTGAACCATGCTACCTCCCCTTCAGGAATAAAAAGACTAGAGTTACCTTAAAATGAATCAATCTAACAAATCTCTAGCACACTCTTCTATTGAttgttttcttcatcaaaataGTATAAGATCACACCTTGTTAGCTtgaaaaatatgttatttataGGATTTTCAAGAGACTTTGTAGGATCTTCTTAGTCCAAAATGTTGATAACCCAATTGGATAAGGAATCAAAGCTaaaaatcactctcattccTCAATCTTCACTCTCCctccatatttttttcatcaaaggaaattctaaaTGATTTAGTTTCAACTTTGACAATCCTAGAAGGGAGTACCACCTAAATCCTTTTTCTTGACTTCAGCTTCCATACTCTCTCTCATCACTTATTCAATCTTCAATGAAATCACAAGATAGCGAGTTCAGCCATTCAAGAATCTAAGTACATTTCACTAGCTAGATAGCATACTGCTAAAACAGCAAAACAAAACATCTGCACGTCAAGAAGGATATATAACAATGTAGTTATAAAGGAAGAACACGAAAGAGGTTGAACcttgtttcttcaatttttggaTCCTGATGGAGCGCAATTCTTGCAACTTTTCCACTATGAGTGCTAGTTCAAGCTACATGGTATACAAAATTAGCAAGAAGTTCATAagaggaaggaaaagaaggcAGCAAGAACATTTTAATAGAACTGGTAATTATCTCGATTGATTCTCACCTCAGAATCTAgcttctttttctcctcttttgcTTTAATTCTTGCAATTTCTTTCATCTTCTCCACCTAAAACCCATTCACCAATTTTATTGTATGAATGAATTTATTGCTCGTCAACAATTAAAACTATTCTGTCAATGCATTATGCCAATGTTTTCTAGTCGCAAGACAATCAAATGCACCATAGTAATCAAGTCAAAgcatgagaaaaaaaaaactttgaaaaatgttAACAGCTGTTGATATATTAATATCGGAGGCAAATAACCTAAATGTTCATGGGATGAGAAGAATATAGAATTAATATGAACATGAGGGCTGACAGCAATTAAAAGCAGAGCTagtttcaatatttaaaacaaatacgGAACAAAAATACATAGGGGTTATGATCAAATAGGCCCATAAATGAGTTGGATCAACATATTTATAGACACTCCATTCTGTATTGTACTTTGATATCCTTGTGGCCACTCATTCTgaatttgaaatagaaaaaagcATAATGCTTCTTCATCTAGTAACAAAACTATCTACCAATGCCTATTGTTATAAATGAacataaatgaatgaataaataataccCTGAATGTTTCTATATGTCTAGAATAAAATTCAGATTACAAAGGAACTCGCTTATCCAACCTAAAAAAGaagccaaaacaaaaaatctcaGTGTTGAGTGAGAGAATAGAAACAAACATCAGTGGATATTCCAGCACCTTACGTTTTGCAATGTCCTTGGCAATCTCCCTGGCCCTCCATTCATCAGCCTCCCGATCAACTTGGTCAAAACTTTCACGTTCCTAAGATTTCACAATAAAAGGCTCAAAAGAAGTAAGATTAGGGTAAATATGTAAGataattttggataaaaattgCCTAAATACTACCTTTGCAAGTGATTCAGCAATGCgcttcctctttctctttctccactGCTTGTTTCTCTTGGCCTTCGATAATTTAGTAGATAACTTAACTGCTTCCCGGAGACTCGATTCATCAGTATCGATCCTCAATGGATGAAGCTGCTCTCTTAACCTTTTCATCAAAGCAGCCGCAACTTCGACTGAACGCGATTCTTGCAACTCCAAACTAATCCTTTTATCTTCCAAGTAATCAGAAAATTCACCAATAGAAGAATCATAAGGCAGATTATCTGCACTCTGCTCGGATGATTTGCCCTCTTTGATTATCGTCAACACTTCAAGCTCTTTCTGCCTATCAATATTTATACTTC is part of the Cucurbita pepo subsp. pepo cultivar mu-cu-16 chromosome LG03, ASM280686v2, whole genome shotgun sequence genome and encodes:
- the LOC111791063 gene encoding LOW QUALITY PROTEIN: RING-H2 finger protein ATL67 (The sequence of the model RefSeq protein was modified relative to this genomic sequence to represent the inferred CDS: inserted 1 base in 1 codon); the protein is MASTATPTPFSPLPIPPQCPSPLLPPPPLPITXFSKIGLGYAIAIALAFLVLLSALLLAFYVCCRASRSRSRSRYLHRHSAPSRSDAGIILPQIIFVAEDDASPDPNDDNGVLGLDQAVINSYPKFPFSRDKSMAGADCVCSICLCEYKDAEMLRMMPECRHCFHLCCIDAWLKLNGSCPVCRNSPLPTPLSTPLQEVVPLSQYMADRRRR
- the LOC111791499 gene encoding reticulon-like protein B5, which encodes MSDHSENAEPKSESLIDKIVEKIHDHDSSSSSGSDSETEGSASSSSLKEKVFRLFGRERPVHHVFGGGKPADLFLWRNKKISAGVLSGATIIWVFFELLECHLLTFVSRSLILALGLLFLWSNAHTFIYKSAPRIPVVQLPADPFLEFASTLRAEINCGIALLRDIATGRDLKKFITAIAALWVLSIVGSWCNFLTLFYINFVLLHTVPVVYEKYEDKIDPLAEKALIEFKKHYAVFEEKVLSKIPKGPFKGKKA
- the LOC111790239 gene encoding U11/U12 small nuclear ribonucleoprotein 59 kDa protein isoform X1; its protein translation is MNPVPHQFAAQPPRFLMPPPNQPPSCSSFWDNLNVRDRLRDLQDSLDLAKSIINIDRQKELEVLTIIKEGKSSEQSADNLPYDSSIGEFSDYLEDKRISLELQESRSVEVAAALMKRLREQLHPLRIDTDESSLREAVKLSTKLSKAKRNKQWRKRKRKRIAESLAKERESFDQVDREADEWRAREIAKDIAKRKVEKMKEIARIKAKEEKKKLDSELELALIVEKLQELRSIRIQKLKKQGHFLPEEDDKFLEKVRAAVEEEERQALAAADTDAAKDAIATAEVSRKTIPSYNPESRDPDSATERSEERNDQRAASVDDKVSNTSTNKEPGKQFGEVQGFGRAYDYAANLPMEFYHYYYGSNTDMGTLIEVRRSWDAFIRPGGSRIPGHWVQPPPPADEIWAAYLVRPK
- the LOC111790239 gene encoding U11/U12 small nuclear ribonucleoprotein 59 kDa protein isoform X2 encodes the protein MNPVPHQFAAQPPRFLMPPPNQPPSCSSFWDNLNVRDRLRDLQDSLDLAKSMQKELEVLTIIKEGKSSEQSADNLPYDSSIGEFSDYLEDKRISLELQESRSVEVAAALMKRLREQLHPLRIDTDESSLREAVKLSTKLSKAKRNKQWRKRKRKRIAESLAKERESFDQVDREADEWRAREIAKDIAKRKVEKMKEIARIKAKEEKKKLDSELELALIVEKLQELRSIRIQKLKKQGHFLPEEDDKFLEKVRAAVEEEERQALAAADTDAAKDAIATAEVSRKTIPSYNPESRDPDSATERSEERNDQRAASVDDKVSNTSTNKEPGKQFGEVQGFGRAYDYAANLPMEFYHYYYGSNTDMGTLIEVRRSWDAFIRPGGSRIPGHWVQPPPPADEIWAAYLVRPK